Below is a genomic region from Streptomyces roseoviridis.
GAGGGTTTCGGCGAGGACGCGGGCGCCGTTCTTGGCGGCGACGTAGCCGGCGCCGCCCTCGTAGGTGGCGTGGCCGGCGGTGGAGGAGACGACGACGACGGTGCCGTCGCCGCTCGCCGTGAGGGCGGGAAGCAGGGCCTGGGTGACGTTGAGGGCGCCGATGACGTTGACCTCGTACATGCGGCGCCAGTCGTCGGGGTCGCCGGTGGCGACGGGGTCGGCGCCGAGTGCGCCGCCGGCGTTGTTGACGAGGACGGCGAGGGTGCGGAAGGCGGTGGCGAACTCGTCGACGGCGGCGCGGTCGGTGACGTCGAGGGGATAGGCGGTCGCCTGGTGGCCGGCTTCGTTGATCTCGGCGGCGAGGGCTTCGACGCGGTCCTTGCGGCGGGCGGTGAGGACCACGCGGTAGCCGGCGGCGGCGAGCTGTCGGGCGGTGGCCGCGCCGATGCCGCTGCTGGCTCCGGTGACGACGGCGATGGGGGTACCGGCGGCGGTCATGGCGTGCTCCTGGCGCGTGGGGTCGGTGGTCGCGGTGGCCTGGTCAGGATAGGGCGGGGTCGGGTCAGTGGCCGCGGGGGGCGTACATGATGACGGCCATGCCGGCGAGGCAGACGAGGGCGCCGGTGATGTCCCAGCGGTCGGGGCGGTAGCCGTCGGCGATCATGCCCCAGGCGAGGGAGCCCGCGACGAAGATCCCGCCGTAGGCGGCGAGGATGCGGCCGAAGTGGGCGTCGGGCTGGAGGGTGGCGACGAAGCCGTAGACGCCGAGGGCCAGGACGCCGGTGCCGATCCAGATCCAGCCGCGGTGTTCGCGTACGCCTTGCCAGATGAGCCAGGCGCCGCCGATCTCGAAGAGGGCGGCGAGGGTGAAGAGGGCGGCGGAGCGGGCGATGAGCATGGAGGCAGGGTGGCACGGGGACACGCGACTGACGGATAGTCAGAAGATATGGGTCGTTATGGGTATCTTCGGGGCATGACTGTGATGCGCAAGGCGCTGCTCGGCGCGGCCCTGACGGCTGCCCTGGTGACCGGTACCTCCTCGGCCGTCGCCGCGCC
It encodes:
- a CDS encoding YnfA family protein: MLIARSAALFTLAALFEIGGAWLIWQGVREHRGWIWIGTGVLALGVYGFVATLQPDAHFGRILAAYGGIFVAGSLAWGMIADGYRPDRWDITGALVCLAGMAVIMYAPRGH
- a CDS encoding SDR family NAD(P)-dependent oxidoreductase; protein product: MTAAGTPIAVVTGASSGIGAATARQLAAAGYRVVLTARRKDRVEALAAEINEAGHQATAYPLDVTDRAAVDEFATAFRTLAVLVNNAGGALGADPVATGDPDDWRRMYEVNVIGALNVTQALLPALTASGDGTVVVVSSTAGHATYEGGAGYVAAKNGARVLAETLRLEIVGTPVRVIEIAPGMVKTEEFATTRFRGDTDKAAKVYAGVPEPLTADDVADTITWACTRPPHVNIDLLVVRPRAQASNTKVHREL